The Egibacteraceae bacterium genome has a window encoding:
- a CDS encoding ABC transporter substrate-binding protein, whose product MSRTLCLLLALALAITACDAGEPTEDEIEDDAAGEPEAGGDLSVGWIQDEYVQEGTGANVGMYPLNTNVYETLIRLTPEYELEPLLAEDWEFVEPNTWRFHLRQDVTFHNGEPMNAEAVKEGLFDRVAADGGGTIRAGEDSVEIVDEYTLDFTPTEENRRVAEQIVHPNNSVVAPGTMPDGEEVVGTGPFRFSSYRSGEEISVERNTDYWGDEPALDSITFRFFPEDSSRLLALEADEIDLACETPRDDVAGLRDAGFEIAESEVGAYRALFLNIHGDEPNDILQDEAVRKAVAMGIDRESIVEDVLNGLATTDQTLVPPHVLGDHADRIDGFEYDPEAASDLLEEAGWEEGPDGTRERDGRDLSLTVVSGFGGAELHRPVPSVLQSQLAQIGIDLKIDERPDSAAYQEVIETGEADLYLEQGSQNDGNPAFLPVLLFYTGGEGATAPYQSLFAPGDEFDERIEPVLTAVDQDEVQEATAEALSYLIDDQAVVLPFAGIYRIVAHDSAVEGFVAHPSTLHTQWAPVSIGG is encoded by the coding sequence ATGAGCCGAACGCTGTGCCTGCTGCTCGCGCTCGCCCTGGCGATCACCGCCTGCGACGCCGGCGAACCGACCGAGGACGAGATCGAGGACGACGCCGCCGGAGAGCCCGAGGCCGGCGGTGACCTGTCGGTGGGCTGGATCCAGGACGAGTACGTCCAGGAGGGCACGGGCGCGAACGTCGGCATGTACCCGCTCAACACGAACGTCTACGAGACGCTCATCCGCCTCACCCCCGAGTACGAGCTCGAGCCGCTGCTCGCCGAGGACTGGGAGTTCGTCGAGCCGAACACCTGGCGCTTCCACCTCCGTCAGGACGTGACGTTCCACAACGGGGAGCCGATGAACGCTGAGGCGGTCAAGGAGGGGCTGTTCGACCGTGTCGCCGCCGACGGTGGTGGCACGATCCGCGCGGGGGAGGACTCCGTCGAGATCGTCGACGAGTACACGCTCGACTTCACACCGACCGAGGAGAACCGCCGGGTGGCCGAGCAGATCGTCCACCCGAACAACAGCGTCGTCGCACCGGGAACGATGCCGGACGGCGAGGAGGTCGTCGGCACCGGACCGTTCCGCTTCTCCAGCTACCGGTCCGGCGAGGAGATCTCCGTCGAGCGCAACACCGATTACTGGGGTGACGAGCCCGCGCTGGATTCCATCACCTTCCGCTTCTTCCCCGAGGACAGCTCCCGTCTGCTGGCCCTGGAGGCCGACGAGATCGACCTGGCCTGCGAGACCCCCCGCGACGACGTGGCGGGCCTGCGCGACGCCGGTTTCGAGATCGCCGAGAGCGAGGTCGGCGCGTATCGCGCGCTGTTCCTGAACATCCACGGGGACGAGCCCAACGACATCCTCCAGGACGAGGCGGTTCGCAAGGCGGTGGCAATGGGCATCGACCGCGAGTCGATCGTCGAGGACGTCCTCAATGGCCTGGCCACTACCGACCAGACGCTCGTGCCCCCGCACGTGCTCGGCGACCACGCCGACCGCATCGATGGCTTCGAGTACGACCCGGAGGCGGCCAGCGACCTGCTCGAGGAGGCCGGCTGGGAGGAGGGCCCCGACGGAACCCGGGAACGGGACGGGCGCGATCTGAGCCTGACCGTCGTGTCCGGCTTCGGCGGCGCGGAGCTGCACCGTCCCGTGCCCTCGGTGCTGCAGTCGCAGCTCGCCCAGATCGGCATCGACCTGAAGATCGACGAGCGTCCCGACTCCGCGGCCTACCAGGAGGTGATCGAGACGGGGGAGGCGGACCTATATCTCGAGCAGGGCAGCCAGAACGACGGCAACCCCGCCTTCCTGCCCGTCCTGCTCTTCTACACCGGCGGGGAGGGCGCCACCGCGCCGTACCAGTCGCTGTTCGCCCCGGGAGACGAGTTCGACGAGCGCATCGAGCCGGTTCTCACCGCGGTCGATCAGGATGAAGTCCAGGAGGCCACCGCGGAGGCGCTGTCCTACCTGATCGACGACCAGGCGGTCGTCCTGCCGTTCGCGGGCATCTACCGGATCGTCGCCCACGATTCGGCGGTCGAGGGCTTCGTGGCCCACCCGTCCACGTTGCACACTCAGTGGGCACCGGTGTCCATCGGAGGCTGA
- the nikB gene encoding nickel ABC transporter permease: MTAYALRRILLLVPTLIGISLLGFALANLAPGDPAVQYVIRTTDAQPTPERVAAARDQLGLDLPLPAQYVKWLGDAVAGDLGVSYATRRPVTAELGQRIRPTVELAVPAAVLALVVALPMGAISALYRNRLADQVVRVGAIAGASMPSFWLAMLLMTFLAVRIPLFPVAGRSGIASVVLPVVVLAATPTAILARFTRSAVLEVAGEDYVVTARAKGLKERRVVGRHIVRTSLIAIVTAFGTSLGHLLSGTVVIETVFAWPGLGRLAVAAIDQRDYPMIQGFVVYAGLLFVVLNLLVDLSYAAIDPRVRLSGARAEAT, translated from the coding sequence ATGACCGCCTACGCGCTCCGGCGGATCCTTCTCCTCGTCCCCACCCTGATCGGCATCTCGCTGCTGGGCTTCGCCCTGGCGAACCTCGCCCCCGGGGACCCCGCTGTCCAGTACGTCATCCGCACGACCGACGCGCAGCCCACCCCTGAACGCGTCGCCGCCGCGCGCGACCAGCTCGGGCTCGACCTGCCCTTGCCCGCACAGTACGTGAAGTGGCTCGGGGACGCCGTCGCCGGCGACCTCGGGGTCTCCTACGCCACCCGCCGGCCGGTCACCGCGGAGCTCGGGCAGCGGATCCGTCCCACGGTGGAGCTCGCCGTCCCCGCGGCGGTGCTCGCCCTCGTCGTCGCCCTGCCCATGGGCGCCATCTCGGCCCTCTACCGCAACCGGCTCGCGGACCAGGTCGTGCGGGTAGGCGCCATCGCGGGGGCCTCCATGCCGAGCTTCTGGCTCGCCATGCTGCTCATGACGTTCCTGGCCGTGCGCATCCCGCTGTTCCCCGTCGCCGGCCGGTCCGGGATCGCCAGCGTCGTCCTGCCCGTCGTCGTGCTCGCCGCGACGCCCACGGCGATCCTGGCCCGGTTCACGCGCTCGGCGGTCCTCGAGGTGGCCGGCGAGGACTACGTCGTCACCGCGCGCGCGAAGGGGCTGAAGGAACGCAGGGTGGTGGGACGCCACATCGTGCGGACGTCCCTCATCGCGATCGTGACCGCGTTCGGCACGAGCCTCGGGCATCTCCTGTCCGGCACCGTCGTCATCGAGACCGTCTTCGCGTGGCCGGGCCTTGGACGGCTCGCGGTCGCGGCGATCGACCAGCGCGACTACCCGATGATCCAGGGCTTCGTCGTCTACGCGGGTCTGCTGTTCGTCGTCCTGAACCTCCTCGTCGACCTGTCCTACGCGGCCATCGACCCGCGGGTGCGGCTGAGCGGCGCCCGCGCGGAGGCGACCTGA
- the nikC gene encoding nickel transporter permease, with product MGVRVSDDAGVLAAQAPAHPLRRWVWLRALRRDRTAMLGLAILSVFAVAVVFGPLLAPHDPALAEPAQRFAPPSAKHPLGTDHVGRDVASRLLHGARLSLGSAVLAALAVAVLGLALGMAAGYFRGAADAVVSRAVDVLLAFPTLLLALAVVGALGPSLRNVLIAVVIAWWASYTRVVRGVTFSERERPYIESARALGASAWRTMSRHLLPNIVAPIVVLTTLDMGTILLGISSLSFLGLGVEPGTPEWGAMLAEARTYMRRAPHLMFYPGAAIFLAVLGFNLLGDGLRDILDPRTRGERGARPRAARRRSRRRADGKGRA from the coding sequence ATGGGCGTGCGCGTCTCCGACGACGCCGGCGTGCTGGCCGCGCAGGCGCCAGCGCACCCGCTGCGGCGGTGGGTGTGGCTGCGGGCGCTGCGCCGGGACCGCACCGCCATGCTCGGCCTGGCGATCCTGTCGGTGTTCGCGGTGGCCGTCGTCTTCGGCCCGCTTCTCGCGCCCCACGACCCCGCGCTCGCGGAGCCGGCCCAGCGCTTCGCCCCACCCTCCGCGAAGCACCCCCTCGGCACCGACCACGTCGGCCGCGACGTCGCCTCCCGGCTGCTCCACGGCGCGCGGCTGTCGCTCGGCAGCGCGGTGCTCGCGGCGCTGGCCGTGGCCGTGCTCGGTCTTGCCCTCGGCATGGCCGCCGGCTACTTCCGCGGGGCCGCCGACGCCGTCGTCAGCCGGGCGGTCGACGTCCTGCTCGCCTTCCCGACGCTGCTGCTGGCGCTCGCGGTCGTCGGCGCCCTCGGGCCCTCGCTGCGCAACGTCCTGATCGCCGTCGTGATCGCCTGGTGGGCCAGCTACACGCGGGTTGTCCGCGGCGTGACGTTCTCGGAGCGGGAGCGCCCCTACATCGAGTCGGCGCGCGCCCTCGGCGCCTCCGCCTGGCGCACCATGAGCCGCCACCTGCTGCCGAACATCGTCGCGCCCATCGTCGTGCTCACCACCCTGGACATGGGCACGATCCTGCTCGGGATCTCCTCGCTGTCGTTCCTCGGCCTCGGTGTGGAACCGGGTACACCGGAGTGGGGCGCGATGCTCGCCGAGGCCCGGACGTACATGCGCCGTGCGCCGCACCTGATGTTCTACCCCGGCGCGGCGATCTTCCTCGCCGTCCTCGGTTTCAACCTCCTCGGGGACGGGCTCCGCGACATCCTCGACCCGCGCACCCGAGGGGAGCGAGGAGCACGACCGCGCGCGGCCCGCCGCCGGAGCCGGCGGCGGGCCGACGGTAAGGGTCGCGCGTGA